The following are encoded in a window of Numida meleagris isolate 19003 breed g44 Domestic line chromosome 9, NumMel1.0, whole genome shotgun sequence genomic DNA:
- the FAM81A gene encoding protein FAM81A, giving the protein MAQRSPIFPTLAHSERRVRNIPLHSQALTAVPLASASLVDQLEDRILSHEKTTAALVEHAFRIKEDIVSTLHRMQNKGGGDRLARQLLEEHIRNITAIVRQLNRDIEMLQEQIRVRDNLSYGTNSTLKSLEMRQLSGLGDLRGRVARCDAGLARLSAEHKITYERLQSLTKDQHTSKLILESKIKETEIQVSHLLSRVEQAVAQQEAKLKLAYKESAQQLHLLDTKLKNAIEELSSQILSARSWLEQEHERIEKELVQKLDQLSLTFKENTEMSERAIEMKFNQISEKINKIEEIQKITMEAHETQQTEEKINIRIGKLQDEINEDIKEMKAEVNAGFAAIYESIGSLRQVLEAKMKLDRDDLQKQIHQMKQEVPVWGEAGP; this is encoded by the exons ACGGGTTCGAAACATCCCGCTGCACAGCCAGGCGCTGACAGCGGTCCCACTGGCATCTGCGAGCCTCGTGGATCAGCTGGAGGACAGAATCCTCAGCCATGAGAAAACCACGGCAGCGCTTGTGGAACACGCTTTTCGCATTAAGGAGGACATTGTTTCCACTCTGCACAGAATGCAGAACAAAGGTGGGGGCGATCGGTTAGCCAGGCAACTCCTCGAAGAACACATCCGGAACATAACTGCAATTGTGAGGCAGCTCAACCGGGACATTGAG ATGCTGCAAGAACAGATACGCGTCAGAGACAATCTCAGCTATGGAACAAATTCTACCCTAAAGAGCCTGGAAATGCGGCAGCTTTCTGGTTTAGGAGATCTTCGTGGAAGAGTGGCAAG GTGTGATGCCGGGCTAGCCAGACTGTCTGCAGAGCATAAAATCACATATGAAAGACTTCAGAGCCTAACTAAAGACCAACACACCTCTAAGCTGATCTTAGAATCTAAAAtcaaagagacagaaatacaG GTGTCGCACCTGCTGAGCCGGGTGGAGCAGGCGGTGGCGCAGCAGGAAGCCAAGCTGAAGCTGGCCTACAAGGAGAGCGCGCAGCAGCTCCACCTGCTGGACACCAA ATTAAAAAATGCTATTGAAGAGCTCAGCAGCCAGATTTTGTCTGCACGCAGCTGGTTGGAACAGGAACACGAGAGGATTGAAAAAGAGCTTGTGCAAAAACTTGACCAACTCTCACTGACTTTTAAGGAAAACACA GAAATGAGTGAAAGAGCTATAGAGATGAAATTCAACCAAATATCAGAGAAAATcaacaaaatagaagaaatacagaagataaCCATGGAAGCACATGAAACGcaacagactgaagaaaagataaatattcGCATTGGCAAACTTCAAGATGAGATTAATGAAgatataaaagaaatgaaagctgaagttaATGCTG GATTTGCAGCTATCTATGAGAGCATTGGATCTCTACGGCAAGTTCtagaagcaaaaatgaaacttgACAGAGATGACCTGCAGAAGCAGATCCACCAAATGAAGCAGGAGGTTCCAGTGTGGGGGGAGGCTGGACCGTGA